One genomic window of Mucilaginibacter sp. SJ includes the following:
- a CDS encoding HepT-like ribonuclease domain-containing protein — protein sequence MRGKMGDSQRLLHILEAIDQIHSYTLNTDLTTFLSNSMMRFACVKQIEIIGEAANYITPETKAMFTDLEWKQIIGMRHILVHEYFGVDFNLI from the coding sequence ATGAGAGGTAAGATGGGCGATAGCCAAAGATTGCTACATATTTTAGAGGCAATTGATCAGATTCATTCTTATACTTTAAATACCGACTTAACAACATTTCTTTCAAATTCAATGATGCGGTTTGCCTGCGTTAAGCAAATTGAAATTATTGGCGAGGCCGCCAACTACATTACGCCCGAAACAAAGGCAATGTTCACCGATTTAGAATGGAAACAGATTATCGGGATGCGGCACATTCTTGTTCACGAATACTTTGGCGTTGATTTTAATCTTATCTAG
- a CDS encoding Rne/Rng family ribonuclease translates to MIKELIIDSSPNGATIALLQDKQLVELHKEQVSNNYTVGDIYLGRIKKIMPSLNAAFVDVGYEKDAFLHYLDLGPQVQSLLKLTKQVRSGGYQSKLLDGFKLEADINKGGKISEILTKNQLIPVQIAKEPISTKGPRLSSDLSIAGRYVVLVPFSEAISISKKIKSNTERTRLRKVVESIKPKHFGVIIRTVSEGKGVDELQKDLLDLISKWEQFITKLPSVEPSKKVLGEIGRTSTILRDILNPDFQHIYTNDNSMFEEIRSYVHEISPDMENIVRLHKHKEPIFDHFGIEKQIKGAFGKTVNLAGGAYLVIEHTEALHVIDVNSGNRTASKENQEENAYQVNKEAAKEIARQLRLRDMGGIVVIDFIDMHKPQNRKELFDFLRAEMQYDRAKHTILPPSKFGLVQITRQRVRPEMNIVTSEVCPTCNGTGTIRPTILLMDDIENNFNYILTEQNEKGITLAVHPYIEAFIKKGIYNRQMKWFVKYGQWIKVKSNPSYQITEFHFFSSKDEEIKL, encoded by the coding sequence TTGATAAAAGAATTAATTATCGATTCATCCCCCAACGGGGCTACTATTGCATTATTACAGGATAAACAACTCGTAGAGCTTCACAAAGAACAGGTAAGCAACAACTATACAGTTGGCGATATTTACCTGGGCCGCATCAAAAAGATCATGCCCAGTTTAAATGCCGCCTTTGTTGACGTTGGCTATGAGAAGGATGCCTTTTTGCATTATCTTGATCTTGGTCCGCAGGTGCAGAGCCTGCTTAAACTAACCAAGCAGGTACGTAGCGGGGGATATCAGTCAAAGCTACTGGATGGGTTTAAGCTTGAGGCCGATATCAATAAGGGAGGAAAAATCTCCGAGATATTAACCAAAAACCAGCTTATCCCGGTACAGATAGCCAAAGAACCCATATCAACTAAGGGGCCGCGTTTAAGTTCCGACCTGTCGATAGCGGGCCGGTATGTTGTTTTAGTACCCTTTTCGGAAGCAATTTCTATTTCGAAAAAGATAAAAAGCAATACTGAGCGCACACGTCTCCGTAAAGTAGTTGAGAGCATTAAGCCAAAACATTTTGGCGTTATCATCCGTACAGTTTCCGAAGGTAAAGGGGTTGATGAGCTACAGAAAGATTTGCTTGACCTGATCTCGAAATGGGAACAGTTTATTACCAAGCTGCCTTCTGTTGAGCCTTCAAAAAAGGTATTGGGCGAAATTGGGCGTACTTCAACTATCCTAAGGGATATTTTGAACCCCGATTTTCAGCACATTTATACCAATGACAATAGTATGTTCGAAGAAATTCGGTCATACGTTCATGAAATATCGCCCGATATGGAGAATATAGTCCGCTTGCACAAGCACAAGGAGCCTATATTTGACCATTTTGGGATCGAAAAGCAAATTAAAGGCGCGTTTGGAAAAACCGTTAACCTTGCCGGTGGTGCTTACCTGGTAATTGAGCATACGGAAGCCCTGCACGTTATTGACGTAAACAGCGGTAACCGTACAGCCAGCAAAGAAAACCAGGAAGAGAACGCTTACCAGGTAAACAAGGAAGCAGCTAAAGAAATTGCAAGGCAGTTACGCCTGCGCGATATGGGCGGCATTGTGGTGATCGATTTTATCGATATGCACAAACCGCAAAACCGTAAAGAGCTTTTTGATTTTCTGCGTGCCGAAATGCAGTACGACCGTGCCAAGCACACCATTTTGCCTCCAAGCAAATTTGGACTGGTGCAGATCACCCGTCAGCGGGTAAGGCCCGAAATGAACATTGTTACCAGCGAGGTTTGCCCTACGTGTAACGGAACCGGAACGATAAGGCCAACCATTTTGCTAATGGACGATATTGAAAATAATTTCAATTACATCCTTACCGAGCAAAACGAAAAAGGTATAACCCTGGCTGTACACCCATATATTGAGGCCTTTATTAAAAAGGGCATCTATAACCGCCAAATGAAGTGGTTTGTAAAATATGGGCAATGGATAAAGGTTAAAAGTAACCCATCGTATCAGATCACGGAATTCCATTTCTTCTCATCAAAAGACGAAGAAATTAAACTGTAA
- the radA gene encoding DNA repair protein RadA, with the protein MAKSKIAYFCQSCGFESPKWLGKCPSCQQWNTFVEEVIEKGNAAVPAWKPASTSQQRANKPVAVTEITYTEEHRVPTPDKEFNRVLGGGIVPGSLVLIGGEPGIGKSTLMLQLALNMPNQKVLYVSGEESERQIKMRAERLASPEGGVIGEGAYILAETSTQNIFKQIESLEPDMVVIDSIQTLHSAHIESTPGSVSQVRECTAELLRFAKETSTPVFLIGHITKDGMIAGPKILEHMVDTVLQFEGDRHHVYRILRTIKNRFGSSSELGIYEMMGEGLREVSNPSEILLSHREAPLSGITISATLEGMRPMLIETQALVSTSAYGMPQRTATGFDTKRMSMLLAVLEKRCGFRLGAKDVFLNITGGIRVEDPAIDLGLAAAIISSHEDMPIPFKTCFAGELGLSGEIRAVNRVEQRIAEAQKLGFNQIFISKYNLPASGQDKKRMDLSRYDIDIKIVSSIEEVFSLLFG; encoded by the coding sequence ATGGCCAAATCCAAGATCGCGTACTTTTGTCAAAGCTGTGGCTTTGAATCGCCCAAGTGGCTGGGTAAATGCCCGTCATGCCAGCAATGGAACACTTTTGTTGAGGAGGTGATTGAAAAAGGCAATGCAGCGGTACCTGCCTGGAAGCCTGCATCAACCAGTCAGCAGCGGGCCAATAAACCCGTGGCCGTAACGGAGATCACTTATACCGAAGAGCACCGTGTGCCAACTCCCGATAAAGAGTTTAACCGCGTTTTGGGAGGAGGGATAGTGCCCGGTTCACTGGTATTGATAGGCGGAGAGCCGGGCATAGGCAAATCAACCCTGATGCTGCAGCTTGCGCTCAATATGCCAAACCAAAAAGTTTTGTATGTATCGGGCGAGGAAAGTGAAAGGCAGATAAAAATGCGGGCCGAAAGGTTAGCTTCGCCCGAAGGGGGAGTCATAGGCGAAGGCGCTTATATACTGGCAGAAACTTCTACCCAAAACATATTTAAACAGATAGAATCATTAGAACCGGATATGGTGGTGATCGACTCGATCCAAACACTGCATTCGGCACATATCGAATCAACGCCCGGCAGTGTATCGCAGGTTAGGGAATGTACAGCCGAGCTATTACGCTTCGCCAAGGAAACCTCGACACCGGTGTTTCTGATAGGCCATATCACTAAGGACGGCATGATAGCAGGCCCTAAAATACTGGAGCATATGGTTGATACCGTGCTGCAGTTTGAGGGCGACAGGCATCATGTTTACCGCATATTGCGTACTATCAAAAACCGTTTCGGCTCGTCATCTGAGCTGGGCATTTACGAAATGATGGGCGAGGGATTGAGGGAAGTATCCAATCCGTCAGAGATTCTGCTCTCACATAGGGAGGCCCCCTTGAGCGGCATCACTATTTCGGCTACCTTAGAAGGGATGCGGCCAATGCTGATTGAAACCCAGGCCCTGGTTAGCACTTCGGCATATGGGATGCCTCAGCGTACTGCTACCGGCTTTGATACCAAACGCATGAGCATGCTGCTGGCGGTATTGGAAAAACGCTGTGGTTTTAGGTTGGGCGCAAAAGATGTATTCCTGAATATTACCGGCGGCATCAGGGTTGAAGACCCGGCTATTGACCTTGGTTTGGCGGCAGCCATTATCTCATCGCACGAGGATATGCCCATCCCGTTCAAAACCTGTTTTGCAGGCGAACTGGGACTTTCGGGCGAAATCAGGGCGGTAAACCGCGTGGAGCAACGCATTGCCGAAGCGCAGAAGCTTGGCTTTAACCAGATCTTTATCTCCAAATATAACCTCCCCGCCAGCGGCCAGGATAAAAAGCGCATGGATTTGTCCCGCTATGATATCGACATCAAAATAGTAAGCAGTATTGAAGAGGTTTTTAGTTTGTTGTTTGGATAA
- a CDS encoding M61 family metallopeptidase codes for MKKLLLFTAASVLACSAMAQQEPQKAIYYSISFPNAAHHEAEISMTIPQAPSGAFRVRMSRSSAGRYATHEFGKNIYNVKATDVDGKELPLTQIEGDVYEVGEHPAAVKVSYTLFGNWTDGTYASIDPSHAHLNMPAAFMWVVGQDKRPLTFEFNDIDKYGWKVASQLKHEGSNVYSAPNLQYMMDSPTELSNYNVSSWEVVNTDGKKEKINLTMHSDDSQAVIDNFGKMIRKLVLEEKAVFGELPNYDFGEYTFVSDVNPAVSGDGMEHRNSTSITIPAPKVEGFENNLMGVYAHEYFHSWNVKRIRPKSLEPFNFEHANMSSELWFAEGFTQYYGELLLARAGFVTVDDYTKTIAGLVNQILNTPAAAKYSAAQMSRYSVFADAGVSIDPNNNVNDFTSYYTYGGAIALALDLRLRSDFNMTLDDYMRAVWLNRGKVMKPYTIPDLQTDLGKVTNNPKFAADFFKRYINGTDKNNYEELLAKAGLVLRKVQPGKGWAGPLAVTPGRGRAGQARAADAEGLPILSSTTIGTPVYKAGIDAGDVILKVDGKDIKDQKGFSDAIADKKPGDKIMVNYKNRTGAHETTITLEENPNFEVVTFEKAGKQLSKEQETFRNNWLQSKVK; via the coding sequence ATGAAAAAATTACTACTCTTTACCGCCGCCTCGGTACTTGCGTGCAGTGCTATGGCACAGCAGGAACCACAAAAAGCTATTTACTATTCCATATCATTTCCAAACGCGGCCCATCACGAGGCTGAGATAAGTATGACCATTCCGCAGGCGCCATCAGGTGCTTTCAGGGTACGGATGAGCCGCTCATCTGCCGGTCGTTATGCAACCCATGAGTTTGGTAAAAATATTTACAACGTTAAAGCTACCGATGTTGACGGTAAGGAACTGCCCTTAACCCAAATTGAGGGCGATGTTTATGAAGTGGGAGAACACCCGGCCGCGGTAAAAGTAAGCTATACACTTTTTGGCAACTGGACCGATGGTACTTATGCTTCTATTGATCCGAGCCATGCCCACCTGAATATGCCTGCCGCGTTTATGTGGGTGGTAGGGCAGGATAAACGCCCCCTTACATTTGAGTTTAACGACATTGATAAATACGGCTGGAAAGTAGCTTCACAACTTAAACATGAAGGCTCAAATGTGTACAGCGCACCCAATCTGCAATATATGATGGATAGCCCTACCGAACTGTCCAATTACAACGTCAGTAGCTGGGAAGTAGTAAATACCGATGGTAAGAAAGAAAAAATAAACCTTACCATGCACTCAGACGATAGCCAGGCGGTGATTGATAACTTCGGCAAGATGATCCGGAAGCTGGTGCTGGAAGAAAAAGCCGTATTTGGCGAACTGCCCAATTATGATTTTGGCGAGTACACTTTTGTGAGCGATGTAAACCCTGCTGTATCAGGCGACGGTATGGAACATCGTAACTCTACTTCTATAACTATTCCGGCACCCAAGGTTGAAGGATTTGAAAACAACCTCATGGGTGTTTATGCACATGAATACTTCCATAGCTGGAATGTAAAACGCATCCGCCCAAAATCATTGGAGCCTTTTAACTTTGAACACGCCAACATGAGCAGTGAGCTTTGGTTTGCCGAAGGTTTTACGCAATATTACGGCGAGTTATTACTTGCCCGCGCCGGCTTTGTAACGGTTGATGATTATACCAAAACCATTGCCGGTTTAGTAAACCAGATCTTAAACACACCTGCCGCTGCCAAATATTCGGCCGCCCAAATGAGCCGCTATTCGGTCTTTGCCGATGCAGGTGTATCTATCGACCCTAATAATAACGTTAACGATTTTACCAGTTATTACACTTATGGCGGTGCTATTGCGTTGGCGCTCGACCTTCGCCTCCGCAGCGATTTTAACATGACGCTTGATGATTATATGCGTGCTGTTTGGCTTAACCGGGGTAAAGTAATGAAACCGTATACCATTCCCGATTTGCAAACCGATTTAGGTAAAGTAACCAATAACCCTAAGTTCGCGGCCGATTTCTTTAAGCGTTACATCAACGGAACCGACAAAAACAATTACGAAGAACTATTAGCTAAAGCAGGCCTGGTACTGCGTAAAGTACAGCCGGGCAAAGGCTGGGCTGGTCCTCTGGCGGTTACTCCGGGCCGTGGCCGCGCCGGGCAGGCACGTGCTGCGGATGCCGAAGGTTTGCCAATACTTTCAAGCACGACTATAGGTACCCCGGTTTACAAGGCAGGCATCGATGCGGGTGATGTGATCCTGAAAGTTGATGGAAAAGATATTAAAGATCAGAAAGGGTTTAGTGATGCCATTGCCGATAAAAAGCCGGGCGATAAGATCATGGTAAACTATAAAAACCGGACCGGTGCCCATGAAACCACTATCACACTTGAGGAAAACCCCAATTTTGAAGTGGTAACCTTTGAAAAGGCAGGCAAACAACTAAGTAAAGAACAGGAAACTTTCCGTAACAACTGGCTGCAATCAAAAGTCAAATAA
- a CDS encoding HU family DNA-binding protein, translating into MTKAEIITEISSKTGIEKVDVQETVEAFFKVVKSSMVGGENVYVRGFGSFVVKKRAKKTARNISKNTAIIIPEHFVPSFKPAKTFVEKVKSGNKTSKK; encoded by the coding sequence ATGACTAAGGCAGAAATTATAACTGAAATCTCATCAAAGACAGGTATAGAGAAAGTAGACGTGCAGGAAACTGTTGAGGCGTTTTTCAAAGTTGTTAAAAGCTCAATGGTTGGCGGCGAAAACGTATATGTAAGAGGGTTCGGTAGCTTTGTGGTTAAAAAAAGAGCTAAGAAAACAGCACGTAACATTTCAAAAAATACTGCCATCATTATCCCTGAGCACTTTGTGCCAAGCTTTAAACCGGCCAAAACTTTTGTTGAGAAAGTAAAGTCAGGTAACAAAACCAGCAAAAAATAA
- a CDS encoding tetratricopeptide repeat protein — MNKKQIVVSAAVVVIMGYLYWLPVKGLVKPKDDKNGKPAMAASAGAVKPAANVTVDMVSAPAKAAIGDALAAKINDLEAQLKKASDADAPSLQAQLAKHWDDVNQPAPAAFYYQALARKENKVQDWINAGNRFNDAYKLTQDTLFQPAFVNDAAEAFQNALKLQPESLEGKTGLGIAYVNGAAGPMQGIALLLEVVKKDPKNWNANLNLGMFAMKSGQYEKAVGRFKTLLAQKQELEPTFYLAESYKQLGMKKEAIDAYQKCKEMMPDPVFSQRIDGYIKELNN; from the coding sequence ATGAATAAAAAACAAATAGTCGTTAGTGCAGCCGTAGTTGTTATTATGGGCTATTTGTATTGGTTGCCCGTAAAAGGTTTAGTAAAACCAAAAGACGATAAAAACGGCAAACCGGCCATGGCCGCCTCAGCAGGCGCTGTTAAACCGGCAGCTAATGTTACCGTTGATATGGTGTCGGCCCCTGCCAAAGCAGCTATTGGGGATGCATTGGCGGCTAAGATCAATGACCTTGAAGCCCAGTTAAAAAAAGCATCAGACGCAGATGCGCCGTCTTTGCAAGCGCAGCTTGCCAAGCACTGGGATGATGTTAACCAGCCCGCACCTGCAGCGTTTTATTACCAGGCATTAGCCCGTAAAGAAAACAAGGTACAAGACTGGATAAATGCAGGTAACCGTTTTAATGATGCATATAAACTTACACAGGATACTTTATTTCAACCTGCGTTTGTGAATGATGCTGCCGAAGCATTTCAAAATGCTTTGAAATTACAACCCGAAAGCCTTGAAGGTAAAACCGGGTTGGGCATAGCTTACGTTAATGGCGCAGCAGGCCCTATGCAGGGTATAGCGCTGTTGCTTGAGGTTGTTAAAAAAGACCCGAAAAATTGGAACGCTAACCTTAACTTAGGTATGTTCGCCATGAAATCGGGTCAGTATGAAAAAGCGGTAGGCAGGTTTAAAACGCTGCTTGCGCAAAAGCAGGAACTGGAACCTACTTTCTATTTAGCCGAAAGCTATAAGCAATTAGGCATGAAAAAGGAAGCTATTGATGCTTACCAGAAATGCAAAGAAATGATGCCTGACCCTGTATTCAGTCAGCGCATTGATGGATATATCAAGGAATTAAATAACTAA
- the mutY gene encoding A/G-specific adenine glycosylase, producing MNFTDEIVQWYLNNKRNLPWRNTTDPYVIWLSEIILQQTRVEQGMPYFYRFLEKYPDVSSFAAAHEDEILKLWQGLGYYSRGRNMLKTARLVQELHNGRFPDSYNELIKLKGIGEYTAAAIASFAANEAKAVVDGNVYRVLARYLGIYEPINSTGGKKTFQQAADDFLNKKMPGLHNQAVMEFGAMLCKPKNPACGICPVRLGCVAFNTNAVAALPVKLKTVKVCERFFNYFLVTNGDTILMNKRGDKDIWANMFDLPMVETSSLLTLTALLKQPEVLAVFGDDIEATEISPVHKHILTHQRLFVRLIKIKNQPLKTHENWVKINVQNLPELALPKIIFILLKNIFNL from the coding sequence ATGAATTTTACCGACGAAATTGTACAATGGTACTTAAACAACAAACGAAACCTGCCCTGGCGCAATACTACCGATCCTTATGTGATCTGGCTATCTGAAATCATACTGCAGCAAACCCGGGTAGAACAGGGTATGCCATATTTTTATCGCTTCCTGGAAAAATATCCTGATGTAAGCAGTTTTGCCGCAGCTCATGAAGATGAAATCCTGAAGCTGTGGCAGGGACTGGGTTACTACTCCAGGGGGCGCAACATGCTTAAAACAGCCCGGCTGGTACAGGAACTCCATAACGGACGTTTCCCGGATAGCTATAATGAACTGATAAAACTAAAAGGTATTGGCGAATACACGGCCGCCGCCATCGCTTCGTTTGCGGCTAATGAAGCCAAAGCCGTAGTAGACGGTAACGTTTATCGTGTACTGGCGCGATACCTGGGTATCTATGAGCCTATCAACTCAACCGGGGGTAAAAAAACATTTCAACAAGCCGCCGACGATTTTCTTAATAAGAAAATGCCGGGACTGCATAATCAGGCCGTGATGGAGTTTGGTGCCATGCTGTGCAAACCTAAAAATCCGGCCTGTGGTATTTGCCCTGTCCGCCTGGGTTGCGTGGCCTTTAACACCAACGCTGTTGCCGCTCTCCCGGTAAAATTAAAAACTGTAAAAGTGTGTGAGCGCTTTTTTAATTATTTCCTGGTAACCAACGGCGACACCATTTTGATGAACAAAAGGGGCGATAAAGACATCTGGGCCAATATGTTTGACTTACCTATGGTAGAAACAAGCTCACTTTTAACCCTGACAGCGCTATTGAAACAACCCGAAGTTTTAGCTGTTTTTGGTGATGATATTGAAGCTACTGAAATCTCGCCGGTGCATAAACACATCCTTACCCATCAGCGGCTTTTTGTAAGGCTGATAAAAATCAAAAACCAGCCACTCAAAACGCACGAAAACTGGGTTAAAATTAACGTTCAAAACCTGCCGGAGTTAGCTTTACCAAAAATCATTTTTATATTATTAAAAAATATTTTTAATTTGTAA
- a CDS encoding DUF3606 domain-containing protein has translation MSKRGVKVERNSVSEQPHELNYEARKEGTTAKKVEAAKKSAGSNQRSAVEKKLNK, from the coding sequence ATGTCAAAAAGAGGCGTAAAAGTAGAAAGGAACTCTGTATCAGAGCAGCCACACGAATTGAACTATGAAGCACGCAAAGAAGGAACAACCGCAAAAAAGGTAGAAGCGGCAAAAAAATCAGCAGGCTCCAATCAACGTAGTGCAGTTGAAAAGAAATTGAATAAGTAA
- a CDS encoding M28 family metallopeptidase has translation MKKISIITAALLSVSAYGFAQDVNTLISKDDVTRIIKTLSADDMQGRATFTPGIEKAATFIEGEYKKAGLKPMAGNTGYRQNFTMVRSAPLSLSVSINGKAIAADSVFASGTDSFKWASDKDVQVVTVGADKNFRTEYRAALQSGKKTLLLIDPKFKELFSRVKSYLGAGSTNFKGTVKQPLVFVLGKFDNTASFDVNCDIKNEELPLFNVAGILPGKTKPNEYVVFSGHYDHLGIIKPDKPGVTDSIANGADDDASGTTAVLSLAKYYKKLNNNARTLIFVAFTAEEIGEYGSQYFAKQIDADKVVAMFNIEMIGKASKFGTNSAFITGFERSDFGKILQKNLKGTAFKFYPDPYPDQNLFYRSDNASLAEVGVPAHTISTDQIDIDKLYHTVGDEFSSLDVDNITSAIRAIALSSRTIVSGQDTPTRVPKKTE, from the coding sequence ATGAAAAAGATCTCTATAATAACAGCGGCATTATTAAGCGTTTCGGCTTATGGCTTTGCACAGGATGTTAATACACTCATTAGTAAAGATGATGTAACCCGGATTATCAAAACGCTGTCGGCCGATGATATGCAGGGCAGGGCCACTTTTACGCCGGGCATTGAAAAGGCAGCTACATTTATTGAAGGCGAATATAAAAAGGCCGGTCTTAAACCTATGGCAGGCAATACCGGTTACCGTCAAAACTTTACAATGGTACGATCGGCCCCCCTTAGCTTGAGTGTAAGCATCAATGGTAAAGCTATAGCTGCCGACAGCGTGTTTGCAAGCGGTACGGATTCGTTTAAATGGGCAAGCGATAAAGATGTACAGGTAGTTACCGTTGGTGCGGATAAAAATTTCAGGACCGAGTACCGGGCGGCTTTACAAAGCGGCAAAAAAACACTTTTGCTGATCGACCCTAAATTTAAAGAGCTGTTTAGCCGGGTTAAGTCGTACCTGGGGGCAGGCAGTACAAACTTTAAAGGCACAGTAAAGCAGCCTTTGGTATTTGTATTGGGTAAGTTCGATAACACAGCATCGTTTGATGTTAACTGTGATATCAAAAACGAAGAATTGCCGCTGTTTAATGTTGCCGGTATCCTCCCCGGGAAAACCAAGCCGAATGAATATGTGGTATTTTCGGGACACTATGACCACTTGGGGATTATCAAACCTGATAAACCCGGCGTAACAGACAGCATTGCCAATGGCGCGGATGATGATGCCTCAGGCACAACCGCTGTATTGAGCCTGGCTAAATACTATAAAAAGTTAAACAACAACGCCCGCACACTTATTTTCGTAGCTTTTACTGCCGAAGAGATTGGCGAATACGGCTCTCAGTACTTTGCTAAACAAATAGATGCAGATAAGGTAGTTGCCATGTTCAACATCGAAATGATTGGTAAAGCGTCCAAATTCGGCACTAATTCGGCATTTATTACCGGGTTTGAAAGATCTGATTTTGGCAAGATCCTGCAAAAGAACCTGAAAGGTACGGCCTTTAAGTTTTACCCGGACCCTTACCCGGACCAGAACCTGTTTTACAGAAGTGATAACGCGTCGCTGGCTGAAGTTGGCGTACCGGCCCACACCATCTCAACCGACCAGATTGATATTGACAAATTATACCACACTGTTGGCGACGAATTTAGTTCGCTGGATGTAGATAATATTACTTCGGCCATCCGCGCGATAGCCCTAAGCTCGCGTACTATAGTTTCGGGCCAGGATACACCAACAAGGGTTCCGAAGAAGACGGAATAA
- a CDS encoding nucleotidyltransferase family protein → MQLSTKDIQILKDYFSGQPVIKAYLFGSYSRNEADDESDIDILVDLDYSKHIGLGFVSMQADIQQRLHKKVDLISSKAISKYLSPFIEKDKILIYER, encoded by the coding sequence ATGCAGTTATCAACTAAGGACATACAAATACTAAAAGATTACTTTTCGGGGCAACCCGTAATAAAGGCATATCTGTTTGGTTCCTATTCGCGCAATGAGGCCGACGATGAAAGCGATATCGACATCCTGGTTGATCTTGACTACTCAAAGCACATTGGTTTGGGGTTTGTATCTATGCAAGCCGATATACAACAAAGGCTCCATAAAAAGGTAGACCTTATTTCGTCAAAAGCCATATCTAAATACCTTTCGCCATTTATCGAAAAAGACAAAATTTTGATTTATGAGAGGTAA
- the ltrA gene encoding group II intron reverse transcriptase/maturase — MLEEILDYRNISKALKQVMSNKGAGGVDGMQTDELRDYLNEHWRPLKTSILEGSYQPSPVRKVEIPKPTGGRRMLGIPTVIDRLLQQAISQWLSPQYEPEFSKTSYGFRPGKNARQAVMQAQEYLNEGKTRIVELDLEKFFDRVNHDKLMGSLSRKVKDKRILALIGSYLRSGIMEGGVSSVRLEGTPQGSPLSPLLSNIMLDELDRELIRRGHSFVRYADDCSIYLKNWKSAHRVEGSIIRYVEKELKLKVNRTKTKVSAPAKSTLLGFSFYRSKGKWEIRLSNLTVKRIQGKIRRHTERKHPNPIAEKIRELETVIMGWINYFWIATAKSQMRMLDELVRTRLRICQWKQWKLPKARVKRLIKLGVKKRKAYEWGNSSKGYCRVAHSPILQTTLNNLYFNNLGYTGFENRYFWKTKHQLSIF; from the coding sequence ATGCTCGAAGAAATACTTGATTACAGGAACATCAGCAAAGCGCTGAAACAGGTAATGAGCAATAAAGGCGCTGGTGGGGTTGACGGTATGCAGACCGATGAACTTCGCGACTACCTGAACGAGCACTGGCGTCCGCTCAAAACAAGTATTTTAGAGGGCAGTTATCAACCAAGCCCGGTACGGAAAGTAGAAATCCCCAAGCCCACAGGCGGTCGCCGGATGTTAGGCATACCAACCGTAATCGACAGGCTCCTTCAACAAGCCATCAGTCAATGGCTAAGTCCGCAATACGAACCGGAGTTTTCCAAAACAAGTTACGGTTTCAGGCCAGGCAAGAACGCCCGTCAGGCGGTCATGCAGGCCCAGGAGTACCTCAATGAAGGTAAAACAAGGATAGTAGAGTTGGACTTGGAAAAGTTCTTCGACCGTGTCAACCACGACAAACTCATGGGATCGCTATCAAGAAAGGTAAAAGATAAACGCATCCTTGCGTTGATCGGCAGCTATCTGCGCAGCGGTATTATGGAAGGCGGGGTTTCAAGCGTCCGATTGGAAGGCACCCCACAGGGTTCACCGCTTAGCCCTCTACTTTCCAACATTATGTTAGATGAACTGGACAGAGAACTTATACGGCGCGGGCACAGCTTTGTGAGGTACGCCGACGATTGCAGCATCTACCTTAAGAACTGGAAATCAGCTCATAGGGTAGAAGGCAGTATTATCCGGTACGTAGAAAAGGAGCTTAAGCTAAAAGTGAACAGGACAAAGACGAAAGTCAGCGCCCCGGCGAAAAGCACGCTTTTAGGCTTCTCTTTCTATCGCAGCAAAGGAAAATGGGAGATACGGCTATCGAATCTGACGGTAAAACGGATTCAAGGTAAGATTCGCCGGCATACGGAGCGGAAGCACCCGAACCCAATAGCCGAAAAGATAAGAGAATTGGAGACGGTCATCATGGGCTGGATAAATTATTTTTGGATAGCCACGGCAAAATCGCAGATGCGAATGTTGGATGAACTGGTACGAACCCGTTTACGGATATGCCAATGGAAACAATGGAAGCTACCAAAAGCAAGGGTGAAGCGGCTAATAAAGCTGGGCGTTAAGAAAAGGAAAGCTTATGAGTGGGGAAATAGCAGTAAGGGATACTGTCGGGTAGCCCACAGCCCCATACTGCAAACCACGCTTAACAATCTGTACTTTAATAACTTAGGATACACAGGGTTCGAGAACAGATACTTTTGGAAAACTAAACACCAGTTATCTATATTCTGA